The Bacteroidota bacterium DNA window AAGGTACAATCGTATGTCATGACGGATTTACTGCCACCACTGTCGGACCGGAACAATTCAAAACTCTGACAAAGCCAATTAAAAATATCAAGGTGAATATCGTCGAAGTGGATGAGTCGAGCCTGTTCTGTGAGATAATTCCGGTTAAAAAGTAAGGAAAGAACTTATGTTAATGATTCGGACTTCCTGATGATTTCCATTACATTTGTAGTAGTGCCTTTTAAATATGATCAAGAATATTCCGCATAGGTATGAACCGGCTTCTGGCAGATGAATGATCATGAAACAGAAGAACAAGCAATAATAAAAAACAGGCTAACATAAAGGCTATGAAAATATTTGTAATTGGAGGAACAGGATTAGTGGGAAGTTATTTATTACCGCGATTGGTCAAAAAGGGCCATGAAGTATTTGCTCTTACCCGTTCTGATAATAAAATTGAAAAAATTAAAGAAATAGGTGCAGTCAGTATTTCAGGTGATATAAGAAAACCACAGGAGTTCAAAAATAATTTACCGGAGCAACTTGATTTCATTGTTCTTCTTGCCATGCCAGGCGTGGTACCAGGACATAGAATGACCAGGAAGAGAAAGGAAGAATTAAGAATTGAAACTAATGATTTCTTTCGCAATTCTATGGAGCTGGCTATTCAATACCATATACCTATAATATTGCCTTCCGGCACAAGTTTTAAGACTAAAAATGAAGAAATAGCAGATGAGACCTGGCCCATACTCAGAGTTGGTCTTACAGAAATAGGCAAGGATACTGACGAAATGGTGAATATTGCCATCAATACTGGCCATCCTGAAGTCATTCAGCTGATATATGGAAAAATATATGGCAATGGTGGATTGTTCCGTTTCATGTATGAAATGATGGAAAAAGGGCGAAGTAAAATTATCGGGAAAGGAGATAATTATATTCCCAACATTCATGCAGGCGATGTCGCCAATGCAATAATTAAAGCTATTGAGAAAAAGCCTGTTGGAGAAAAATTTATTATCGCCGACGACATGCCTGTCACTCAAAAGGATTTTACTATTTATATGGCTGAATTGATGAACAGGAAACGACCTGGTCATATTCCGACATTTATTATTAAATTGGTTCTAGGAAGCGATTTTTATGAAATTATCCGGATGAATTGTAAAGTATCAAATGAAAAGGCAAAGAGGATGCTGGACTGGAAGCCTGAGTATCCATCATATAAGGAAGGATTGACGGCAGTGATTGAAGACATGAAAGAGCATAAACCTTACTTCGCTTGAGTGAGTAAGCAATTTCCCTTACATTCAGACTGATTAAGCAGGACTAAGCTTCAAA harbors:
- a CDS encoding NAD(P)-dependent oxidoreductase — translated: MKIFVIGGTGLVGSYLLPRLVKKGHEVFALTRSDNKIEKIKEIGAVSISGDIRKPQEFKNNLPEQLDFIVLLAMPGVVPGHRMTRKRKEELRIETNDFFRNSMELAIQYHIPIILPSGTSFKTKNEEIADETWPILRVGLTEIGKDTDEMVNIAINTGHPEVIQLIYGKIYGNGGLFRFMYEMMEKGRSKIIGKGDNYIPNIHAGDVANAIIKAIEKKPVGEKFIIADDMPVTQKDFTIYMAELMNRKRPGHIPTFIIKLVLGSDFYEIIRMNCKVSNEKAKRMLDWKPEYPSYKEGLTAVIEDMKEHKPYFA